A region from the Mesotoga sp. UBA6090 genome encodes:
- a CDS encoding fibronectin type III domain-containing protein, giving the protein KSQIGEEQVKLSWDRSTDADGDAVQYQVYFGEGKLTLVSTQSGTQYTPTGIDRGKEYTWKVVAIDSLGAKSESPVYTFKTKPNSSPTVPKLTFPTDKSQIGEEQVKLSWDRSTDADGDAVQYQVYFGEGKLTLLSTQSGTQYTPTGIDRGKEYTWKVVAIDSLGAKSESPVYTFKTILNRPPEKPNLTAPYNKTTVDYKTVTLIWNCNDPDKDTLEYELQYWKKGSIAKKSTTTTTQYTIRNLQPASTYEWKVIATDTYGAKTESNIQAFNTVENRSPSRPGIISPSNEEKNVDPKEVKLRWNCSDPDGDPLKYDVYFGTSRDKLNLIKSNITANEADPGTLKEETTYYWKVTANDGNDNTVESEIWEFKTKPKVDPVLLIALGVGAVGIIIFAIWYLGI; this is encoded by the coding sequence ATAAATCACAGATAGGTGAGGAGCAAGTGAAACTCAGCTGGGACAGAAGCACAGATGCAGACGGAGACGCCGTGCAATACCAGGTTTACTTCGGAGAAGGTAAACTGACACTCGTGAGTACACAGAGCGGCACTCAATATACTCCGACAGGAATAGATAGGGGAAAGGAATACACCTGGAAAGTAGTAGCCATAGATTCACTGGGAGCGAAGAGTGAAAGTCCTGTTTACACGTTCAAAACCAAGCCGAACAGTTCTCCGACAGTACCAAAGCTAACCTTCCCAACAGATAAATCACAGATAGGTGAGGAGCAGGTGAAACTCAGCTGGGACAGAAGCACAGATGCAGACGGAGACGCCGTGCAATACCAGGTTTACTTCGGAGAGGGTAAACTGACACTCCTGAGTACACAGAGCGGCACTCAATACACTCCGACAGGAATAGATAGGGGAAAGGAATACACCTGGAAAGTAGTGGCCATAGACTCGCTGGGAGCGAAGAGCGAGAGTCCTGTCTACACATTCAAAACGATACTTAACAGACCACCTGAAAAGCCAAATCTTACAGCCCCTTACAACAAAACAACGGTAGATTATAAGACGGTTACCCTCATCTGGAATTGCAACGATCCCGACAAAGACACCCTGGAATACGAACTCCAGTACTGGAAAAAGGGGAGCATTGCGAAGAAATCAACCACAACGACAACGCAGTACACAATAAGAAATTTGCAACCGGCCAGCACATACGAATGGAAAGTGATAGCCACAGACACATACGGAGCGAAAACGGAAAGCAATATCCAGGCCTTCAATACCGTTGAAAACAGATCGCCCAGCAGACCTGGAATAATAAGCCCCTCAAATGAAGAAAAGAACGTTGACCCCAAAGAAGTGAAACTGAGATGGAACTGCAGCGATCCAGATGGAGACCCGTTGAAATATGACGTCTACTTCGGTACCTCCAGGGATAAGTTGAACCTAATAAAATCGAACATAACAGCGAATGAAGCAGATCCGGGAACTCTAAAAGAAGAGACTACTTACTACTGGAAAGTAACAGCGAATGACGGGAATGACAACACCGTAGAAAGTGAAATCTGGGAGTTCAAGACGAAGCCGAAAGTAGATCCAGTTCTCTTGATTGCGTTGGGTGTAGGAGCAGTAGGAATAATTATCTTCGCGATATGGTATCTGGGGATATAA
- a CDS encoding SUMF1/EgtB/PvdO family nonheme iron enzyme, whose amino-acid sequence MRIKRTMIILIALVIIILISACPMINRPPREPKLVFPTNGSEVQSIPLILQWSCEEPDGDYPISYDIYLGKNANPSTIIQSKFKSSGSTISYTVNSLESGETYYWRVIAYDNKGSSRNGAVWSFKTKENRNPAEPHNPGPANNATNQPLTLTLSWGCSDPDGDSLTYDVYYGTSSNPTVKVSSGQSGKTLSRSNLSQNTAYYWKVVAKDNKGGVTEGPVWKFTTKGNSNPVQPSSPSPANNATNQPLTLTLSWECSDPDGDSLTYDVYFGTSSNPTVKVSSGQSGKTLSRSNLSHNTTYYWKVVAKDNKGGVTEGPVWRFTTQSNRSPNVPSNPSPANNATNQPVTLTLSWECSDPEGDPLTYDIYFSTNSNPATKVSSGQSGKTLSRSNLSYNTAYYWKVVAKDNKGGVTEGPVWRFTTLAVPEMVLVEGGTFMMGDEFGDLGFHCRPVHEVTLAYDFEIGKYEVTFDQYDTFCEATGRSKPGDSGWGRGRRPVIYVSWWEAIAYCNWLSQKEGLPVAYRLEGEVNEGQLLDSSGNLTTDITKVVGYRLPTEAEWEYAARGGNNSKGYKYSGSDNVGDVAWYTSNSGSKTQEVGKKAPNELGIYDMSGNVWELCSDRYENYSSSAQTNPYNYSGSGRVFRGGGWGSDVVGTRLVFRAGIDRTGADNEMGFRIARTVP is encoded by the coding sequence ATGAGAATTAAGAGGACAATGATAATATTGATTGCGTTAGTGATAATAATTCTTATAAGTGCTTGCCCTATGATAAACAGACCTCCCAGAGAGCCGAAACTGGTTTTTCCTACTAATGGATCCGAAGTGCAGAGTATCCCATTGATACTTCAGTGGAGCTGTGAAGAGCCGGACGGTGACTACCCAATTAGTTACGACATCTATCTAGGGAAAAACGCGAATCCTTCCACTATAATACAGAGCAAATTCAAGTCTAGCGGCTCTACAATAAGCTACACGGTGAACTCACTGGAGAGTGGAGAGACATACTATTGGAGAGTAATAGCATACGACAATAAGGGAAGTTCTAGAAACGGTGCTGTATGGAGCTTCAAGACAAAAGAAAACAGGAACCCTGCGGAACCACACAATCCAGGTCCTGCAAACAACGCGACGAACCAGCCCTTAACACTTACACTATCCTGGGGATGCAGTGATCCAGATGGAGACTCTCTAACATACGATGTTTACTATGGAACTAGCAGCAACCCGACAGTGAAGGTATCCTCTGGCCAGAGTGGGAAGACTCTGAGCAGAAGCAACCTTTCACAAAATACAGCTTACTACTGGAAAGTGGTAGCTAAGGACAACAAAGGTGGAGTGACTGAAGGACCTGTGTGGAAGTTCACTACAAAAGGAAACAGTAACCCAGTACAACCATCTAGTCCAAGCCCTGCAAACAACGCTACTAACCAGCCCTTAACACTTACATTGTCCTGGGAATGCAGTGATCCAGACGGAGACTCTCTAACATACGATGTTTACTTTGGAACTAGCAGCAACCCGACAGTGAAGGTATCCTCTGGCCAGAGTGGAAAGACTCTGAGCAGAAGCAACCTTTCACACAATACAACCTACTACTGGAAAGTAGTGGCTAAGGACAACAAAGGTGGAGTGACTGAAGGACCTGTGTGGAGGTTCACAACACAGAGCAACAGATCACCTAATGTACCATCCAATCCAAGCCCTGCAAACAACGCTACTAACCAGCCTGTGACACTTACATTGTCCTGGGAATGCAGTGACCCTGAGGGAGATCCACTGACCTACGACATCTATTTCAGCACAAACAGCAACCCGGCGACAAAAGTATCCTCTGGCCAGAGTGGAAAGACTCTGAGCAGAAGCAACCTTTCATACAATACAGCTTACTACTGGAAAGTGGTAGCTAAGGACAACAAAGGTGGAGTGACTGAAGGACCTGTGTGGAGGTTCACAACATTAGCAGTTCCAGAAATGGTCCTTGTCGAGGGTGGCACGTTTATGATGGGAGATGAATTTGGGGATCTAGGGTTCCACTGCAGACCAGTTCACGAGGTAACTCTCGCATACGACTTCGAGATAGGAAAGTACGAAGTAACGTTTGACCAGTATGACACTTTCTGTGAGGCTACGGGCAGGAGCAAACCCGGCGATAGCGGGTGGGGAAGGGGACGGAGACCTGTAATCTACGTGAGCTGGTGGGAAGCAATAGCCTACTGCAACTGGTTGAGCCAAAAAGAAGGTCTTCCCGTTGCATATAGACTAGAGGGAGAAGTCAACGAAGGACAATTACTTGATTCAAGCGGCAATTTGACAACAGATATAACTAAGGTAGTTGGGTACCGTCTGCCGACAGAGGCCGAATGGGAATACGCGGCTCGTGGTGGTAACAATAGCAAGGGATACAAGTATTCTGGTAGTGATAATGTTGGTGACGTCGCCTGGTACACTTCAAACTCGGGGAGCAAGACACAAGAAGTGGGGAAGAAGGCGCCTAACGAGTTGGGGATCTACGATATGTCTGGAAACGTATGGGAATTGTGCAGTGACAGGTATGAAAACTACTCAAGTTCAGCGCAGACAAATCCCTACAATTACAGCGGTTCGGGCCGGGTGTTTCGTGGTGGTGGCTGGGGCAGCGACGTGGTGGGCACACGTTTGGTTTTCCGTGCCGGTATCGACCGCACTGGCGCGGACAACGAGATGGGGTTCCGGATTGCAAGGACGGTGCCTTAG